The sequence TGAACGCTGAACAAGGGGTTGCTCAGCGGTTGTTTTAACGTTTTTCAATCTCTCTTCAAGGGGATGCCGGAATATATCGGGATCCGACATAGACTTTTACATAGGGTGACATTCACCGTTTGCGGAGGCTTGGCGACGCGTTGGGATAAAGGCGTGTTGGGTAAGCCTGTTTACTCCGAGACATAAGGTACACCTGCCTCCAAGGGGTTAACCCGGGTTATCTTCTAAGCAGTATGCTTTAGAGCTATGGCGGAGTAATTCGCCGTCTAGGGTGACGTTAATTTGCAGCTTTTTAACAGCTTATCGTCGATTTCGAAGCGGTCATCGCAAGCGTCAAGCAATTCATCATGCACGCTGGTCTTAAAATAATATAGCTGTACCAAGACTCCGGCGTCTTTTGCGGCCTGAATTGCTGGAACTAGATCGCTGTCGCCGGAAACTATTACCGCCCTGTCTATCTGATGAGCCCAGCTCATCCTCACTAAATCCACTGAGAGGAGAACATCAACCCTTTTCTGAACAAACTCTCCATTAATGAAGCTTAAATCTAATTTCAAACCTAGGTAACCTTTTCAACGCGTGGAAAAACCTGTCTTTATCACCATATCTTTTCCGCTCATCTTCTGTAGGTGGGTTGCTCTGATAAGGCATACAATCGTAGACGTAGGTTCTGAGCCTTTCACAGCCCTTACACAACAGCTCGGATAACTTGTAATAGTCTATTTTGACGTTTGAAAGGTCCTTTAAGGCTTTGCTTAGATATCCATTATCTATGAAAACCGCCGCCTTATCCATGCTTAGATGATTGTGGAGAAAAGATATATATTTGCTATCGTCTTCTTCAAACGATAGCGGCTATATTCAACAATGGTTTTGCCGTTACCATATATAAATTTTCTTTGCTTCATTTATATAAATATTCAAATAAGCCCCCCTCATACTACATCGCAATATTGAAGTAAACGTCGCAACTTTCCTCCAGCCTCACGCGCAGGTTAATGAACGCCTCTGAGGCGTCGACTCAGCCTTTTACCCCTCCTCCCTAAACCGCTGACCCAACCCTATACCCATTTCTGGAAAGCAGTAAACCGCTCATCCAGCCTCTCAGCGCATTAACGTTGAAACATGTGTAGGCTCCCTCCTCATATTTTTGATGGAACATGTTTACACGGTTGATTCGGACCCGACATTAACCGATATGAGCAGGAACGGGCTTTAAACGGCGCCTCCTAGGCCACGTCGAGGCCGACACCTACCTGAACCTTTTTCATTAAAACATTAAAAACCTAAAACCAGCCTTTATAAAAGGAAAATCAACACCGCAAATGGATAATTATTAGGTGATTTGGTTTAGAACAAGTGAAAAACCGGGTGTTTTCATATAAATTTTCCATGTAAATCTAGGTAAGTGTTTCGGAATCAGCGCTTTAAGCCGCTGTCGGCATATATCGGGATTCGACATAGAGCTTTATATAGGTAACCTTGAACCTTTAAGCCAAGCGCGCAAGCGCTAAAACATTAGAGGAGAATAAGGGAAAATGAGTAAGCGATTGATCGCAGCCTTCCTAGTAGCAGTCTTCATCATCGGCATAGCGCTAACCGCCACACCCGTAAAGGCGCACACCACTCTGGGCAGGCCGACGGGCACCGCGCCATACGCGGTCAGGGAATCGGACACAGCGGCCAACGGCGGCCACGTCCCAGGCCCAACGGGCTATGTTTGGCCCGGAGGAGGCAAGGACTGGTGGACAGGCGTGCTCACGGAGCCGCCTGGATACCAGAACCCCTGGGGTAACTATCCAGCCACCGCGCCCAGTTACACTTGGTGGCAGCTTAAGGGCAACACGTACGCGCCGTTCGGCGCCATATTGGCCAGCACAGACGACCACCCCAACACCGGAGACCTCATCTTCGCCATCAACTTCACAACCTGGGATGACATTGAGGGGGACTACGAATACACTGATGTGATCCTGTACATTCCACCCGAGTTCGAACCA is a genomic window of Candidatus Bathyarchaeia archaeon containing:
- a CDS encoding NYN domain-containing protein; this encodes MKLDLSFINGEFVQKRVDVLLSVDLVRMSWAHQIDRAVIVSGDSDLVPAIQAAKDAGVLVQLYYFKTSVHDELLDACDDRFEIDDKLLKSCKLTSP